Proteins from a single region of Pseudomonas fulva:
- a CDS encoding aldehyde dehydrogenase (NADP(+)), producing the protein MSVNGHNIIGGAYSARGSVKLQSVDAATGETLPYEFVEATEQEVDAAAKAAAAAYPAYRSLPATRRAEFLEAIADELDALGEDFIAIVCRETALPAGRIQGERARTSGQMRLFAQVLRRGDFYGARIDRALPDRQPLPRPDLRQYRIGLGPVAVFGASNFPLAFSTAGGDTASALAAGCPVVFKAHPGHMTTTALVGAALLRAAEKTGMPKGVFNMIYGGIVGAALVKHPAIQAVGFTGSLRGGRALCDMAAARPQPIPVFAEMSSINPVILLPEALKARGGKIAGELAASVVLGAGQFCTNPGLVLGIRSPEFSAFLESFTAKMAEQPPQTLLNAGGLEGYAKGIAALAAHPGISHLGGANQEGNQARPQLFKADVRLLLDGDERLQEEVFGPTTVVVEVADRAELQKAIEGLHGQLTATLITEPGDLAGSEALFALLEQKVGRVLFNGYPTGVEVCDAMVHGGPYPATSDARGTSVGTLAIDRFLRPVCYQNCPDALLPDALKNANPLGIARLVDGASSREAL; encoded by the coding sequence ATGTCCGTTAACGGCCACAACATCATCGGTGGCGCCTACAGCGCCCGCGGCAGCGTGAAGCTGCAGAGCGTCGATGCCGCCACTGGTGAAACGCTGCCGTACGAATTCGTCGAGGCCACCGAGCAAGAAGTCGATGCCGCCGCCAAGGCCGCTGCCGCCGCATATCCGGCTTATCGCAGCCTGCCGGCGACCCGGCGCGCCGAGTTTCTCGAGGCCATCGCCGACGAGCTGGATGCCCTGGGCGAGGACTTCATCGCCATCGTCTGCCGTGAAACCGCGCTGCCCGCTGGCCGCATCCAGGGTGAGCGCGCGCGCACCAGCGGCCAGATGCGCCTGTTCGCCCAGGTGCTGCGCCGCGGTGACTTCTACGGTGCGCGCATCGACCGCGCCCTGCCGGATCGCCAGCCGCTACCGCGCCCCGACCTGCGCCAGTACCGCATCGGCCTCGGCCCGGTCGCGGTGTTCGGTGCCAGCAACTTCCCGTTGGCGTTCTCGACCGCTGGCGGCGATACCGCCTCCGCCCTGGCGGCCGGCTGCCCGGTGGTGTTCAAGGCCCACCCCGGGCATATGACCACCACCGCCCTGGTGGGCGCGGCGCTGCTGCGCGCGGCCGAGAAAACCGGCATGCCCAAGGGCGTGTTCAACATGATCTACGGGGGCATCGTCGGCGCCGCGCTGGTCAAGCACCCGGCCATCCAGGCGGTCGGCTTCACCGGTTCGCTGCGCGGCGGTCGTGCCCTGTGCGACATGGCCGCGGCGCGCCCGCAGCCGATCCCGGTGTTCGCCGAGATGAGCAGCATCAATCCGGTCATCCTGCTGCCCGAAGCCCTCAAGGCCCGTGGTGGGAAAATCGCCGGCGAACTGGCCGCCTCGGTGGTGCTGGGCGCCGGCCAGTTCTGCACCAACCCGGGCCTGGTGCTCGGTATTCGTTCGCCGGAGTTCAGCGCCTTCCTGGAAAGCTTCACCGCCAAGATGGCCGAGCAGCCGCCGCAGACCCTGCTCAATGCCGGCGGCCTGGAGGGCTATGCCAAGGGCATCGCTGCGCTCGCCGCACACCCCGGCATCAGCCACCTGGGCGGCGCCAACCAGGAAGGCAATCAGGCGCGTCCGCAGCTGTTCAAGGCCGATGTCAGGCTGCTGCTGGACGGTGACGAGCGCCTGCAGGAAGAAGTCTTCGGGCCGACCACCGTCGTCGTCGAGGTGGCCGACCGGGCCGAGCTGCAGAAGGCGATCGAGGGCCTGCATGGCCAACTGACCGCCACGCTGATCACCGAGCCGGGTGATCTGGCTGGCAGCGAAGCCCTGTTCGCGCTGCTCGAGCAGAAGGTCGGTCGGGTGCTGTTCAACGGCTATCCGACCGGTGTCGAGGTGTGCGATGCCATGGTCCACGGCGGCCCGTACCCGGCAACCTCCGATGCCCGTGGTACCTCGGTCGGCACCCTGGCCATCGACCGCTTCCTGCGCCCGGTGTGCTACCAGAACTGCCCGGACGCGCTGTTGCCCGATGCCCTGAAAAACGCCAACCCGCTGGGCATCGCCCGCCTGGTCGACGGCGCCAGCAGCCGCGAGGCGTTGTAA
- a CDS encoding ferredoxin--NADP reductase, with the protein MSNDDKFTRQTLLDVQTLTPSLFTLRTTRDAGFRFRAGQFVRLGVEKADGSVVWRAYSLVSAPHDEHLEFFSIVVPGGEFTSELSRLRVGDTLLVEKMATGYLTLDRFVDGRDLWLLGSGTGIAPFLSMLQDFEVWERFERIVLVYSARTLAELAYQDMIHGFSALEHLAEFTHKLIYLPVVTREQAPGCLNARITELIDNGELERAAGLQLTPEHSRVMICGNPQMIDDIRGCLKARNMNLSLTRRPGQVAVENYW; encoded by the coding sequence ATGAGCAACGATGACAAGTTTACCCGCCAGACCCTTCTCGACGTACAGACCCTGACGCCCAGCCTGTTCACCCTGCGCACCACCCGCGACGCCGGGTTTCGTTTTCGTGCCGGGCAATTCGTGCGCCTGGGCGTGGAGAAGGCCGACGGCTCGGTGGTCTGGCGCGCCTATTCGCTGGTCTCGGCGCCCCACGACGAGCATTTGGAGTTCTTTTCCATCGTGGTGCCCGGCGGTGAATTCACCAGCGAACTGAGCCGTCTGCGCGTCGGCGACACCCTGCTGGTGGAGAAGATGGCCACCGGTTACCTGACCCTGGACCGCTTCGTCGATGGCCGCGACTTGTGGCTGCTCGGCAGCGGCACCGGCATCGCGCCGTTTCTGTCGATGCTGCAGGATTTCGAGGTCTGGGAGCGCTTCGAGCGCATCGTGCTGGTGTACAGCGCCCGCACGCTGGCCGAGCTGGCCTATCAGGACATGATTCACGGCTTCTCCGCCTTGGAGCACCTGGCCGAATTCACCCACAAGCTCATCTACCTGCCGGTGGTCACCCGCGAGCAGGCGCCGGGCTGCCTGAATGCGCGCATCACCGAGCTGATCGACAATGGCGAGCTGGAACGCGCCGCCGGTCTGCAACTGACCCCCGAACATTCGCGGGTGATGATCTGCGGCAATCCCCAGATGATCGACGACATTCGCGGGTGCCTGAAGGCGCGCAACATGAATCTCAGCCTGACCCGGCGACCCGGGCAGGTAGCCGTGGAAAACTACTGGTAA
- a CDS encoding TerC family protein: MEWMADPTAWLGLLTLIVLEIVLGIDNLVFIAILADKLPPEQRDRARVIGLSLALIMRLGLLASMAWLVTLTDPLIEVFGKTFSGRDLIMLFGGVFLLFKATMELHERLEGRVHQPGGARTYAKFWPVVAQIIVLDAVFSLDAVITAVGMVEHLEVMMIAVIISIGLMIVASKPLTAFVNARPTVIMLCLGFLMMIGFSLTAEGLGFHIPKGYLYAAIGFSILIELFNQVARSRRKRSLQGQRGLRDRTAHAVMRMLGGKVQADEVGEDIADMLEGEQGGTALFDRRERVMISGVLNMAEMSIQKVMTDRMEVDCINLDDAPEKIQQALLDSPHSRLVVIRNDSRDEPLGYIHKKELFKELLKGQQPDIESLVRAPINLPDSSSVLSSLEQMRQGSTHVAFVVNEFGGFEGLLTLTDILEAIAGELPDASEVEGPDVEEVDGGYRVNGAVNLAVLRERMNFAAKPTDDYQTLAGLAMSLLDRLPLIGDKVEYLGWELTVIEVKERRITRVLLKPGSGESVA, from the coding sequence ATGGAATGGATGGCTGATCCGACGGCCTGGCTGGGCCTGTTGACCCTGATTGTCCTGGAAATCGTCCTGGGCATCGACAACCTGGTGTTTATCGCCATCCTCGCCGACAAGCTGCCGCCCGAGCAGCGGGATCGTGCGCGGGTAATCGGCCTGAGCCTGGCGCTGATCATGCGCCTGGGCTTGCTGGCCAGCATGGCCTGGCTGGTGACCCTCACCGACCCGCTGATCGAGGTGTTCGGCAAGACCTTCTCCGGGCGTGACCTGATCATGCTGTTCGGTGGTGTGTTCCTGCTGTTCAAGGCCACCATGGAGCTGCACGAACGCCTGGAAGGGCGGGTACACCAGCCGGGTGGTGCACGCACCTACGCCAAGTTCTGGCCGGTGGTGGCGCAGATCATCGTGCTCGACGCGGTGTTCTCCCTGGATGCGGTGATCACCGCCGTCGGCATGGTCGAGCACCTGGAAGTGATGATGATCGCGGTGATCATCTCCATCGGCCTGATGATCGTCGCCAGCAAACCGCTGACGGCCTTCGTCAACGCCCGCCCGACGGTGATCATGCTGTGTCTGGGCTTCTTGATGATGATCGGTTTCAGCCTGACCGCCGAAGGCCTTGGCTTCCACATTCCGAAAGGCTACCTCTACGCGGCCATCGGCTTCTCGATCCTCATCGAGCTGTTCAACCAGGTCGCCCGTTCGCGCCGCAAGCGCAGCCTGCAGGGCCAGCGCGGCCTGCGTGACCGCACCGCCCATGCGGTGATGCGCATGCTCGGCGGCAAGGTGCAGGCCGATGAAGTGGGTGAGGACATCGCCGACATGCTCGAGGGCGAGCAGGGCGGAACCGCGCTGTTCGATCGTCGCGAGCGGGTGATGATCAGCGGTGTGCTGAACATGGCCGAGATGTCGATCCAGAAGGTCATGACCGATCGCATGGAAGTCGATTGCATCAACCTCGACGACGCCCCGGAGAAGATCCAGCAGGCGCTGCTCGATTCGCCCCACTCGCGTCTGGTAGTGATCCGTAACGACTCGCGCGACGAACCCCTGGGCTACATCCACAAGAAGGAGCTGTTCAAGGAACTGCTCAAGGGCCAGCAACCGGATATCGAGAGCCTGGTACGGGCGCCGATCAACCTGCCGGACAGCTCCAGCGTACTCAGCTCGCTCGAGCAGATGCGCCAGGGCTCGACCCACGTGGCCTTCGTGGTCAACGAGTTCGGCGGCTTCGAAGGCCTGCTGACCCTCACCGATATCCTCGAGGCCATCGCTGGCGAGCTGCCGGATGCCAGTGAGGTGGAGGGGCCCGATGTCGAGGAAGTGGACGGCGGTTACCGGGTCAACGGTGCGGTCAACCTGGCGGTGCTGCGCGAGCGCATGAACTTCGCGGCCAAGCCGACCGACGACTACCAGACCCTGGCCGGCCTGGCGATGAGCCTGCTCGACCGCCTGCCGCTGATCGGCGACAAGGTCGAGTACCTGGGCTGGGAGCTGACGGTGATCGAGGTCAAGGAGCGCCGCATCACCCGGGTGCTGCTCAAGCCGGGCAGCGGCGAATCCGTTGCCTGA
- the mscL gene encoding large-conductance mechanosensitive channel protein MscL: protein MSIINEFKAFAVKGNVVDMAVGIIIGAAFGKIVSSFVGDVIMPPLGLLIGGVDFSDLAITLKAAEGDLPAVVLAYGRFIQTVIDFIIIAFAIFMGVKAINRLKREEAVAPSVPPAPSTQEVLLTEIRDLLKNQQHKD from the coding sequence ATGAGCATCATCAACGAATTCAAGGCCTTCGCGGTCAAGGGCAACGTCGTCGACATGGCGGTCGGTATCATCATCGGCGCGGCCTTCGGCAAGATCGTCTCGTCCTTCGTCGGCGACGTGATCATGCCGCCTCTGGGGCTGTTGATCGGCGGGGTGGATTTTTCCGACCTGGCCATCACCCTCAAGGCCGCCGAAGGCGACCTGCCTGCCGTGGTGCTGGCCTACGGGCGCTTCATCCAGACGGTGATCGACTTCATCATCATCGCCTTCGCCATCTTCATGGGCGTCAAGGCGATCAACCGACTCAAGCGTGAAGAAGCCGTGGCGCCATCGGTGCCGCCAGCGCCCAGCACCCAGGAAGTGCTGCTGACGGAAATCCGTGACCTGCTCAAGAACCAGCAGCACAAGGATTGA
- a CDS encoding DUF465 domain-containing protein: protein MHIDYSAQSDAISRLRSNPAYAALVEQHDDVDRRIARIESGLERPEGLSLAALKLRRSGLREDLARQQRKAQGGCCNCGNNCGG from the coding sequence ATGCATATCGATTATTCCGCCCAGTCCGACGCCATCTCGCGGCTGCGCAGCAACCCCGCGTACGCCGCGCTGGTGGAGCAGCACGACGATGTCGACCGCCGCATCGCCCGTATCGAGAGCGGCCTGGAGCGGCCCGAGGGCCTCAGCCTGGCGGCCCTGAAACTGCGGCGCTCGGGCTTGCGCGAGGACCTGGCGCGCCAGCAGCGCAAAGCCCAGGGCGGGTGCTGCAACTGCGGCAACAACTGCGGCGGCTGA
- a CDS encoding YdcH family protein — MTAEHNLREEFREYGDALTERRKSNPGFDGLVGRYQDLDKRIVDLESGNQPFDDETLGRLRRERVLLKDKIVQELTQG; from the coding sequence ATGACCGCCGAGCACAACCTGCGCGAAGAATTCCGTGAGTACGGCGATGCCCTGACCGAGCGTCGCAAGAGCAACCCGGGTTTCGATGGCCTGGTAGGTCGCTACCAGGACCTGGACAAACGCATCGTCGATCTCGAATCGGGCAACCAGCCCTTCGACGACGAAACCCTGGGTCGCCTGCGCCGCGAGCGCGTGCTGCTCAAGGACAAGATCGTGCAGGAACTGACGCAAGGCTGA
- a CDS encoding GNAT family N-acetyltransferase: MSIELIPASVEQLPLISNLYQFYAYESSGWEQEDVEVDGRFYVHQPHLQRYWQDEGWSANLILVDGFIAGFLLLEACEGAAVADMEFADLFLLRKYRRLGIGRALLQQTVSDGRRWLVCCYEQDKLASAFCRQVLGELPFAVYELDRDGDEPGLQPFRVQA; encoded by the coding sequence ATGTCCATCGAACTGATTCCCGCCAGCGTCGAGCAGTTGCCGCTGATCAGCAACCTCTACCAGTTCTATGCCTACGAGTCGTCGGGCTGGGAGCAGGAGGATGTCGAGGTCGATGGGCGCTTCTACGTGCACCAGCCACACCTGCAGCGTTACTGGCAGGACGAGGGCTGGAGCGCGAATCTGATTCTGGTCGACGGTTTCATCGCCGGTTTTCTGCTGCTCGAAGCCTGCGAGGGCGCGGCCGTGGCGGACATGGAGTTCGCCGACCTGTTCCTGCTCAGGAAGTACCGGCGCCTGGGTATCGGCCGCGCGTTGCTGCAGCAAACGGTCAGCGACGGGCGCCGCTGGCTGGTGTGCTGCTATGAGCAGGATAAGCTGGCGAGCGCCTTTTGCCGGCAAGTGCTCGGTGAACTGCCATTCGCGGTATACGAGCTGGATAGGGATGGGGACGAGCCAGGGCTGCAACCTTTCAGGGTGCAGGCTTGA
- the radA gene encoding DNA repair protein RadA, translated as MAKAKRLYGCTECGATFPKWAGQCGECGAWNTLTETMIEAGGAAAPSGRTGWAGQQAQLKTLAEVSVEEVARFSTASAELDRVLGGGLVDGSVVLIGGDPGIGKSTILLQTLCNVAQRFPALYVTGEESQQQVAMRARRLGLPEDKLKVMTETCIESIIATARHEKPKVMVIDSIQTIFTEQLQSAPGGVAQVRESAALLVRFAKQSGTAIFLVGHVTKEGALAGPRVLEHMVDTVLYFEGDPDGRLRLLRAVKNRFGAINELGVFGMTDKGLKEVSNPSAIFLTRAQEEVPGSIVMATWEGTRPMLVEVQALVDTSHMANPRRVTLGLDQNRLAMLLAVLHRHGGIPTYDQDVFLNVVGGVKVLETASDLALMAAVISSLRNRPLPHDLLVFGEVGLSGEIRPVPSGQERLKEAAKHGFKRAIVPKGNAPKEAPAGLQVVAVTRLEQALDALFE; from the coding sequence ATGGCCAAGGCCAAACGCTTGTACGGCTGCACCGAGTGCGGCGCGACCTTTCCCAAGTGGGCCGGGCAATGCGGCGAGTGCGGCGCCTGGAATACCCTCACCGAAACCATGATCGAAGCCGGCGGCGCCGCAGCGCCCAGCGGGCGAACCGGCTGGGCGGGACAGCAGGCGCAGTTGAAGACCCTGGCCGAAGTCAGCGTCGAGGAGGTGGCACGCTTTTCCACCGCCTCGGCCGAACTAGACCGCGTGCTTGGCGGCGGCCTGGTGGACGGCTCGGTGGTGTTGATCGGCGGCGATCCCGGGATCGGCAAGTCGACCATCCTGCTGCAGACCCTGTGCAACGTTGCCCAGCGCTTCCCTGCGCTGTACGTCACCGGCGAGGAGTCCCAGCAGCAGGTGGCCATGCGCGCCCGGCGCCTGGGCCTGCCCGAAGACAAGCTGAAGGTGATGACCGAAACCTGCATCGAAAGCATCATCGCCACCGCCCGCCATGAAAAGCCCAAGGTCATGGTGATCGACTCGATCCAGACCATCTTCACCGAGCAGCTGCAGTCGGCGCCCGGCGGCGTCGCCCAGGTTCGCGAGAGTGCGGCGCTGCTGGTGCGCTTCGCCAAGCAGAGCGGCACGGCGATCTTCCTGGTCGGCCACGTGACCAAGGAAGGCGCCCTGGCCGGCCCGCGGGTGCTCGAGCATATGGTCGATACCGTGCTGTATTTCGAGGGCGACCCCGATGGGCGCCTGCGCCTGTTGCGTGCGGTGAAGAATCGCTTCGGGGCGATCAACGAGCTGGGCGTGTTCGGCATGACCGACAAGGGCCTCAAGGAAGTCAGCAACCCGTCGGCGATCTTCCTCACCCGCGCCCAGGAAGAAGTGCCGGGCAGCATCGTCATGGCCACCTGGGAAGGCACCCGGCCGATGCTGGTGGAAGTGCAGGCGCTGGTCGACACCAGCCATATGGCCAACCCGCGCCGCGTGACCCTGGGTCTCGATCAGAATCGCCTGGCCATGCTGCTGGCCGTGCTGCACCGCCATGGCGGCATCCCCACCTATGACCAGGACGTGTTTCTCAACGTGGTCGGTGGCGTGAAAGTGCTGGAAACCGCCTCCGACCTGGCGCTGATGGCCGCGGTGATTTCCAGCCTGCGCAATCGGCCGCTGCCCCATGATCTGCTGGTGTTCGGAGAGGTCGGTCTGTCTGGTGAGATCCGCCCGGTGCCGAGCGGCCAGGAGCGCCTGAAGGAGGCGGCCAAGCACGGCTTCAAGCGCGCCATCGTGCCTAAGGGCAACGCGCCGAAGGAGGCGCCGGCGGGTTTGCAGGTGGTCGCGGTAACGCGCCTGGAGCAGGCGCTCGACGCGCTGTTCGAGTGA